Proteins encoded together in one Falco biarmicus isolate bFalBia1 chromosome 4, bFalBia1.pri, whole genome shotgun sequence window:
- the LOC130149091 gene encoding von Willebrand factor D and EGF domain-containing protein-like isoform X2: MACWTRWQHEIHTPPVRPSAKLQWVQHITSLSHHPSNTVKILTSRGDFKDEATCYPKCKNGGECLRPGKCRCPPGYGGRYCHKVSCEGGCQNGGECISVNGVVKCLCASGWTGSRCQEAICPQGCRNNGACVAPGICSCPAGWVGGACHLAVCKLPCQHGGKCIAPNVCRCRLPYSGVQCTKKRKE; this comes from the exons ATGGCATGCTGGACGAGGTGGCAGCATGAAATCCATACTCCTCCCGTTCGCCCATCTGCAAAGCTGCAGTGGGTTCAGCACATCACCTCACTCTCGCATCACCCTTCCAACACTGTCAAGATATTGACATCGCGTGGTGACTTCAAAGATGAAG CAACATGTTATCCAAAATGCAAAAACGGTGGGGAGTGCCTCAGACCTGGGAAATGCAGATGTCCACCTGGCTATGGGGGTAGATACTGTCATAAAG TAAGCTGTGAAGGAGGCTGTCAAAATGGTGGGGAATGCATCTCTGTCAATGGAGTTGTGAAGTGCCTTTGTGCTTCTGGCTGGACAGGATCAAGATGCCAAGAAG CAATTTGTCCTCAAGGTTGCCGGAATAATGGAGCTTGTGTGGCTCCTGGGATTTGTAGCTGTCCAGCTGGATGGGTCGGTGGAGCATGTCACTTAG CTGTATGTAAACTACCTTGTCAACATGGAGGAAAATGCATAGCTCCAAACGTGTGCAGATGTCGACTGCCGTACTCTGGTGTACAGTgtacaaagaaaaggaaggaatga
- the LOC130149091 gene encoding von Willebrand factor D and EGF domain-containing protein-like isoform X1, whose amino-acid sequence MARRDGGGLPRLLLCLALCGLLRGAQAGALPARGAPRPFGAAPPAACSPRCQHGGLCLGNGTCLCSKGYEGELCQHATCYPKCKNGGECLRPGKCRCPPGYGGRYCHKVSCEGGCQNGGECISVNGVVKCLCASGWTGSRCQEAICPQGCRNNGACVAPGICSCPAGWVGGACHLAVCKLPCQHGGKCIAPNVCRCRLPYSGVQCTKKRKE is encoded by the exons ATGGCGCGGCGGGACGGCGGCGGGCTGCCCcgcctgctgctctgcctggcgCTGTGCGGGCTGCTGCGCGGCGCCCAGGCTGGCGCCCTGCCCGCCCGCGGGGCGCCCCGGCCCTtcggcgcggccccgccggcggcctGCAGCCCGCGCTGCCAGCACGGCGGCCTCTGCCTCGGCAACGGCACCTGCCTCTGCTCCAAGGGCTACGAGGGCGAGCTCTGCCAGCACG CAACATGTTATCCAAAATGCAAAAACGGTGGGGAGTGCCTCAGACCTGGGAAATGCAGATGTCCACCTGGCTATGGGGGTAGATACTGTCATAAAG TAAGCTGTGAAGGAGGCTGTCAAAATGGTGGGGAATGCATCTCTGTCAATGGAGTTGTGAAGTGCCTTTGTGCTTCTGGCTGGACAGGATCAAGATGCCAAGAAG CAATTTGTCCTCAAGGTTGCCGGAATAATGGAGCTTGTGTGGCTCCTGGGATTTGTAGCTGTCCAGCTGGATGGGTCGGTGGAGCATGTCACTTAG CTGTATGTAAACTACCTTGTCAACATGGAGGAAAATGCATAGCTCCAAACGTGTGCAGATGTCGACTGCCGTACTCTGGTGTACAGTgtacaaagaaaaggaaggaatga